One genomic region from Quercus robur chromosome 4, dhQueRobu3.1, whole genome shotgun sequence encodes:
- the LOC126723428 gene encoding histone-lysine N-methyltransferase, H3 lysine-9 specific SUVH3-like, with translation MEGGSGFNSVPPSNSFDKSRVLDVKPLRRLKPVFPNGPQTPPFVCASPHGPFPSQFTPFYPFCGLQGSQTSSDNQQNQTPMPMGPNPTPLRAFRSLQAAEFSGAFNGDTEPSTGGDGDGLRMSEDGYIEGQKRTGPNLRGSNSSQKKTRKNQDAGSSRRPAATKMSLPTIVVTVSQSERDDGSREVVNHVLMTFDALRRRLSQIEDAKEQTTGIIKRSDLKASNILMTSGFRTNMKKRIGAVPGVEVGDIFFFRMELCLVGLHAQSMGGIDSLVVKGDLEEEPVAVSIVSSGGYDDDAEDRDVLIYSGQGGNFGKRDKQAADQKLERGNLALERSLRRGNDVRVIRGLKDVVSPSSKVYVYDGLYKIQESWIESKSGCNIFKYKFVRMPGQPDAFAVWKSIQKWKEGFSSRVGLILPDLTSGAESTPVSLVNDIDEEKGPAYFTYFPTLKYSKSFNLAQPSFGCNCHNACQPGDSNCSCVTKNGGKFPYTTNGILVSRKPLIYECGPTCPCFPNCKNRVSQTGLKVHLEVFKTVDKGWGLRSWDPIRCGTFICEYAGEAIDKGKAKQGGEEGENDEYVFDTSRVYGSFKWNYESGLLEGESSNESNEEYKLPSDLVISAKNVGNVARFMNHSCSPNVFWQPVLYEHNSQSFLHIAFFAIRHIPPMTELTFDYGIAGSDEVEGNSALNRKKKCLCGSSNCRGYFA, from the coding sequence ATGGAAGGAGGGTCAGGTTTCAACTCTGTTCCTCCTTCAAACTCTTTTGATAAGTCTAGAGTTTTGGATGTGAAGCCTCTGCGTAGATTGAAACCAGTTTTCCCCAATGGTCCTCAAACTCCTCCCTTTGTGTGTGCCTCACCCCATGGCCCTTTCCCTTCTCAGTTTACACCGTTTTACCCATTTTGTGGGCTCCAAGGATCTCAAACCTCATCTGATAACCAGCAGAATCAAACCCCAATGCCAATGGGTCCTAATCCAACTCCTCTTCGGGCATTTCGAAGCTTGCAAGCAGCAGAATTCTCAGGTGCCTTTAATGGAGACACTGAGCCGTCAACAGGTGGGGATGGTGATGGGTTAAGAATGAGTGAAGATGGGTATATTGAAGGTCAAAAACGCACAGGACCTAACTTGCGTGGCTCCAACTCATCCCAAAAGAAGACGAGGAAAAATCAAGACGCTGGTTCTTCACGCCGTCCTGCTGCTACCAAAATGTCTCTTCCAACTATTGTTGTTACTGTTAGTCAAAGCGAACGGGATGATGGTAGCAGGGAGGTGGTTAATCATGTGCTTATGACATTTGATGCGCTCCGGAGAAGGCTCAGCCAAATTGAAGATGCTAAGGAACAGACCACTGGGATTATCAAGCGTTCAGATTTAAAAGCCTCAAATATTTTGATGACCAGTGGCTTTCGGACAAACATGAAGAAGAGGATTGGAGCTGTACCTGGAGTTGAGGTTGGGGACATCTTCTTTTTTCGTATGGAATTGTGTTTGGTGGGATTACATGCTCAGTCTATGGGTGGAATTGATTCTCTGGTTGTCAAGGGTGATCTGGAAGAAGAACCTGTGGCTGTGAGCATTGTTTCATCTGGAGGATATGATGATGATGCAGAGGATAGGGATGTTCTGATTTATAGTGGTCAGGGTGGCAATTTTGGTAAGAGAGACAAACAAGCAGCTGATCAGAAGCTTGAAAGAGGTAATCTTGCTCTGGAGAGAAGCTTGAGGCGGGGCAACGATGTACGTGTCATTCGGGGTCTGAAAGATGTTGTTAGTCCTTCATCAAAGGTCTATGTATATGATGGCCTTTATAAAATCCAAGAGTCATGGATAGAGAGCAAATCTGGTTGCAATATATTTAAGTACAAATTTGTGAGGATGCCTGGGCAGCCTGATGCCTTTGCTGTTTGGAAATCAATTCAGAAGTGGAAGGAAGGTTTTTCGTCAAGGGTAGGACTTATTCTTCCAGACCTCACTTCTGGGGCTGAAAGTACACCTGTTTCACTTGTAAATGATATTGATGAAGAGAAGGGCCCTGCTTATTTCACTTATTTTCCCACTCTCAAGTACTCAAAATCATTCAACTTAGCACAGCCTTCTTTTGGCTGCAATTGCCATAATGCATGCCAACCAGGTGATTCTAACTGCTCTTGCGTGACCAAAAATGGTGGTAAATTTCCATATACTACCAACGGTATTCTCGTGAGCCGGAAGCCTTTGATATATGAATGTGGTCCCACCTGTCCTTGCTTTCCTAACTGTAAAAACCGAGTATCACAGACTGGTTTGAAAGTCCACTTGGAAGTATTTAAAACAGTGGATAAGGGTTGGGGCCTCCGGTCATGGGACCCTATTCGTTGCGGTACTTTTATATGTGAGTATGCAGGTGAAGCTATTGACAAAGGCAAGGCAAAGCAGGGTGGGGAGGAAGGTGAAAATGATGAGTATGTTTTTGATACATCCCGTGTTTATGGTTCTTTCAAGTGGAATTATGAATCTGGATTGTTGGAGGGAGAAAGTTCTAATGAATCTAATGAGGAATACAAACTTCCATCTGACCTAGTCATAAGTGCCAAGAATGTTGGAAATGTAGCACGATTTATGAATCATAGTTGCTCACCAAATGTTTTCTGGCAACCAGTTTTATATGAACACAATAGTCAATCCTTTCTACACATTGCATTTTTTGCAATTAGACATATCCCCCCTATGACAGAGTTGACTTTTGATTACGGGATTGCTGGCTCAGATGAGGTTGAGGGTAACAGTGCACTCAATAGGAAAAAGAAATGCTTATGCGGATCATCAAACTGCCGCGGTTATTTTGCTTAA